The sequence below is a genomic window from Sebastes fasciatus isolate fSebFas1 chromosome 18, fSebFas1.pri, whole genome shotgun sequence.
GTGGGTCTGTTTTTAACTGAATCTGCATTCATTATCATTTTCGTCATTCAACATAAATACTGATGAACTCATCCCAAAGAGGATATatatgtgattttatgtaaaACAGAAGAAGTgttctttattatattatatggaaatattatagaatatataaaaatatggattatataaaaatatatcgaaatattatataatatatcaaaatattatatagtatatcaacatatactatataaaaatattatagaatattatatcaAACTATTatagaatatataaaaatatgaactatatcaaaatattatattataccgaaatataatataatacaaatattattatatatcaaaatattatataataaagaaaaaaagttgaataaataaacaaacacccTGTTAAAGTGTCCCATTATTAATTTATAACAAAGATTGACTAGTTGTTATATTTAGTGTTGAATATTTGTCAAAAATGTAACTGATCAATAATGATAGATTTCCCCTTATTGATCTCCTGTCAAACAGGAAGCAGAAACACCTCACCTGTAAGACCAGTTGTTCTGACCCGAGGctaatcaataatataataaatagtatAAATGATATTCAGACTGCAGTGACTTAGATCTGGAATCAGTCTCCCTTCTGTGAGTTTCATccagaggcttttattttgaaggatatGTCAAAATAGAATATTATATCAAAATATTATAGATTATAtcaaaatattacattatatcaaaatattataatatatcaaaatattatagaatatatcaaaatattataatatatcgaaatatattatatcaaaatattatagaatataccaaaatatgatataatgtatcaaaatattatagaatatataaatatatattacatcaaaatattatattatatcgagatattatagaaatatataaatatatcaaaatattatagaaaattatatcaaaatattatataatacattaaaatattataatatatcaaaatataatatagtaaagAAGAAAAGTtgattaaataaacaaacacccTGTTAAAGTgccaaattattaatttaacaaaGATTGACTAGTTGTTATATTTAGTGTTGAATATTTGTTCAGATGTAACTGATCACCTCATTGATCTCCTGTCAAACAGGAAGTAGAAACACCTCACCTGTAAGAACACTTGTTCTGACCCGAGGCTGATCaataataaatagtataaaTGATATTCAGACTGCAGTGACTCAGATCTGGAATCAGTCTCCCTTCTTAGAGTTTCATCcagaggcttttattgtgaaggtttCCGGTGTGTGTCGGTGCCGCGGTGCGTGTTGACGCAGCGGGTTGCAGCTGGTGCgtcaggaggagagacagagacagaagatGCCATAACAGCATCACCGACCGTCAGTCCGTTTGGTTCAGTCTGATCCGCTACCTGTACCTGGTACCGGCCCCGGTCCGTGTCCCTGTCCCTGGTACCGGTACCGGCTCCGGGACGCCTCTGATGCTCAGTCCGCCTCGCAGCGCGTCAGAACGGGTTCTAATCTGCGGAGAGAAGCGGCGGAGCGGCGGCAGCATCTGGAGCGGCAGAGGAGGTAAGAGCTGctgcaggagaaggaggagaggaggagagaggaggagagaggaggagaggagaggaggggaccGACCGACCTGTCTGTCCAgttatctgtctctgtctccggttatctgctctgtctgtcctcctgtctgtctgtatctgtcctCCGGTACCCGGTTCCTCTCCGCGGCTGCAGGCCAAACCGGAGCGGAGCGGCTCCTCCTGTCCGGCCTGCAGCCGCGGATGAAGCGCTGAGGCCCGGCGGGGTGTTTTCTGATGAACCGCTCCGGCTCATCCAGCATCCAGAgggcgcgtgtgtgtgtgtgtgtgtgtgtgtgtgtgtgtgtgtttgttatacCGGGTGTGGCTCGGTTCAGGTGAGATGGTCataatgatgatggtgatggtgatgatgatgtcacaggggTGAACAGGTTTACCTGCTCCAAGGACACCTGTCAGGTCATGTGATGCTAAAtgttatatacacacacacatatacagtatatgtgtgtgtgtatatgaatgcacatatacaaatacacataaatacatattgtatatatgtatatatacatatgcatacatacgatatatgtgtatatatgtatatatatatgtatgtatatgtatatacatatagtatACATACAAGATGGCGTcggccaaaaaacaaagatggcgccAGCCAAAAACCAtcatggcgacggacaaaaaccacgAAGGCGATGACCATAAAGCAAGATGGCgctggccaaaaaccaagatggcaacgaccaTAAAGCAAGATGGCgctggccaaaaaccaagatggcgacgaccataAAGCAAGATGGCGCTGgccaataaccaagatggcaacgaccaTAAAGCAAGATGGCgctggccaaaaaccaaaatgaagACGGACAAAAAACACGACGGCCAAGAACCATGAAGGGGATGACCAAAAAGCAAGTTGGCGACGAACAAAAAACAACGAAGGCAACAACCAAAAagcaagatggtgacagccaaataCCAGGGTTGTGTtcgaatagtcctttttgctgaggaaggttcctaacggagtgaaatgacctggAAGTACCTCAGTAGCAGCCGTGATAAGAGCTGTTCCAATTCAccaaatgctaaggaaaggagcttcaatgcttcctttactatctccttcagcagaggacacactggagcatcctttaccaaaggaaaggagcttcaatgcttcctttactatctcctttagcagaggacacactggagcatcctttaccaaaggaaaggagcttcaatgcttcctttactatctccttcagcagaggacacactggagcatcctttaccaaaggaaaggagcttcaatgcttcctttactatctccttcagcagaggacacactggagcatcctttaccaaaggaaaggagcttcaatgcttcctttactatctcctttagcacaggacacactggagcatcctttaccaaaggaaaggagcttcaatgcttcctttactatctcctttagcagaggacacactggagcatcctttaccaaaggaaaggagcttcaatgcttcctttactatctcctttagcagaggacacactggagcatcctttaccaaaggaaaggagcttcaatgcttcctttactatctccttcagcagaggacacactggagcatcctttaccaaaggaaaagagagaataacatcccacaattccttgcggccgcagcaTTTAATGCGACGCACCATTCAgccgttcatgaaaacaaactatatgcttatcttgcatattattttcatatgcTCACGCTGAAAGAGCTATTTTAAGAACGTACGGGGGGGAAGCAGCagcttttgtagtccatcttcagaacattgtagtttcaccacagcagaccCGCGTCACTAGCgtccgccgccgtcgcatcataaaGACGGAGCCTAGTGAAAGTGCAGTCGGCTTCTCTGAACACCGAGGTTGTCTTTACCAAAGTCCTCATGAATTCTCCTttacatctttccttgacctcatgacgttttccatcaaggtcaaggagaagtggttagcaaaagacgttaggacgttattttttgacttttcgaacgcaacccaagatggcgaaggccaaaaaccaggatggcgacggccaaagagCCGAACTTGAGTTGAACTTGACCTGGTTTGACTCAGTTCAgcttattttcaaataaatgcatttatctgATCATTACTTTAATTCTAAATGTGAGACACATGTTGCCGTGGATACCAGAGCTGCAACGAAAGATCATTTTAAAACAGATGAAACAAACGTTAtacatgtaataataataataataataataataataataatgaatttaattCATCAGCGAAAATCACAAGGTGCTTCACAACAAGGGCAAAACAATCATAATTCAAGGTTAAGACAATTTACACAAGAAACATACGATTAAAAGCGTCAAAATAGGTCgagtaaaaataattaaaatcaactaaaaatactataaaatcaTAGTAATTATAAAACCCTCGGGGGAAAGCTAAAAAGGAACAGGTGAGTTTTAAGGTTAGATTTAAAAACAGAGAGTGTAATTGTGCCTCAGAGCTGGTTCCAcatctctcacctgtctctcctccgTTTCCCAGGATGCTCTGGGGTTTCCCAGCAGGCCTGTGAAGATGAGTGTGACATCATGGTTCCTGGTGAGCAGCTCGGGGACTCGACACCGCCTCCCCAAAGAGATGATCTTTGTGGGCCGAGAGGACTGTGAGCTCATGCTGCAGGTGAGACTCTGGACCAGGTGATCATTCACAACGATCACCTGATCGCTCAAACGATTGATACCAGGTCTGATCTGATTAAATAAGAAAGTATTTTTGGTATGAATGATCAGAAAAGGGTTTATAAATGTTAATATAAAGGTGTGAATGTCGTCTCATCTGGTTCGTTGTGCTGACTACTGGTCTAGATTTAAAGGTGTGAATGTTGTCTCATCTGGTTCGTTGTGCTGACCGCTGGTCTAGATTTAAAGGTGTGAATGTCGTCTCATCTGGTTCGTTGTGCTGACCGCTGGTCTAGATTTAAAGGTGTGAATGTCGTCTCATCTGGTTCGTTGTGCTGACCGCTGGTCTAGATTTAAAGGTGTGAATGTCGTCCCTTTTCCTCTCCGACAGTCTCGCAGTGTCGATAAGCAACACGCCGTCATCAACTACAACCTGACGACTGACGAACACCTGGTGAAAGACCTGGGCAGCCTGAATGGGGTGAGACAGGAAGTTACTGTGACATCACAGACATGAACCAATCAGCATCCAGAAAGAAAAGTTGGTGCGTTCAAGAACAGTCCGACGTCTGACATTTACTTACACTGaatgtattttgtgttgtttgatGCAGACGTTTGTGAACGACCTGAGGATTCCTGATCAGACCTACATCACCCTCAAACTGTCCGACATCATCCGCTTCGGATACGATATCCTTcagatgacatcatcagtgtgtgtgtgtgtgtgtgtgtgtgtgtgtgtgtgtgtgtgtgtgtgtgtgtgtgtgtgtgtgtgtgtgtgtgtgtgatgtgtttaaTGATGTCACTATGTTTCTTAACCTCCTCTTCACATTCTCACGTCTACATTTTGGAGAAAAGTCAACACAAAGTCCCAGAGGAGGCTCTGAAGgtcagtgtctgtgtgtcaaTGTTCAGGATTAGGTTATTGATCTACTGTTTACCTGATCAGATCAGTGAGCAGGTGTGAGCAGGTGTGAGCAGGTGTGATTGGCGCCTCCTGTTGTTTCAGCATGAGAAGTACAGCAGTCAACTGCAGATCAGTCTGAAGGCTTCAGAGAAGAAGACGGAGCTGGAGGACCGAACGAGAGCCGACAAAACACCCGGTACAAAAACTACACAAGGTACGTCATAATACTGTGAATATTACtacaaataatattacaaaacaaaacaaactgaatggTGACTCACAGCTAATAAGTTACGATAGCTTCCTTTATGTTGGACTATCCTTCTCTCTGTCCAATCAGAGGTCAGCTACTGGATCCACTAATCAATCATTATTCTGttggaattaattaaaataatcacatttttaatatatataatatatttattattattatataatatttaaatatatatataatatttttagtttataattacatttatatatatatatatatatatatatatatatgtatatgttgtaaaaatacatttatatatattttatttatataaaatatatacaagatatattttattttttatttaatattcataatgtgtcaaaaccgtgtgtgtgtgtgtgtgtgtgtgtgtgtgtgtgtgtgtgtgtgtgtgtgtgtgtgtgtgtgtgtgtgtgtgtgtgtgtgtgtgttagttgcAGAGGCTCCGGGGTGTCGGCCCACTCCTCTGTACGGTCAGCCATCTTGGTGGGGAGAGGAGGATTATGGGAGTAAAGTTCATAGCGGCGATGAACCTCATGCAGGTAAAACAACACTTTATCATCTAATCTATgctatattatttaatatagtatatatattatataatatatatattatatatgtttgtTTCTGTCAGAAGTCCAGAAGGACTTGTTGTCAGACTCCCAACCAAAGACCGCCTTCCCTCCGTACCACCGCGAGCCGAGCTACTTCGAGATCCCCACCAAGGACTTCCAGCCCCCCAAAACCTTGGGGGCGGAGCTTCAGGAGATCCCCACCAAGGACACGGACACGCCCCCGGCCCCACCGTCGCCCCCCACCCCGACCCCGCCTGTCGTTCAGAGCCACGCCTCCTTCACCATCGAGTTTGACGACTGCATGCCCGGCAAGATCAAGATCAAAGACCACGTCACTAAGTTCTCCACCCGCCAGAGGAAGCAGCACGCTCCGCACCGCAGGACCGTCATCCCGACAGCCACGCCCTTAGACGTGATGTCAGCGGAGAGCAAGGTGGCTGATTGGCTGGTCCACAGTGATGTCACCATGATGATGAGACGTCCAACATGTGATGATGTTTACAGCACCAAGAGTGACCTCGCCATAAATATCAAGACCCTCAAAGGTCAGAGTCTTACCAGGTGTCTATAACGGTGCGTTCACACCAAGAGGGAAGTGAACTTTTCCCGcggaccaaactctgtgtagaaaCCTCTGACCGTCtgtggtagaaacaacaacgtcgctgccgtatttatgcctagatgactttatgttgagtgttgatggagcagctgcatagcctggtaCTGATccaaccaaactccattcagaaaacaagcattttaaaagttctttgcttgtcgtcatggtaacagacctgacaaagcatgaattcagactttttacaaatcaacatcattgtgtagttatttcggcatcattttgatccgtttattgcaattaaatcacagcacaatctgtttattttgggttcatacttCAGTAGCGACGTGttgcttgctagatacagtcagtgcagtGGCGCTGTATgggaatacagctcgccgccgggtgatgttatgaacccagacacgacggcgtttggttttctgacacatctgggacttccacaacatgtacagagcagtaacagtggttatttcttccatggttgatggaggaaagaaaagttgttggtatctatggagacaagctgcTTCTCCTCTCCGGCGGTCAAACTTGCGCGAGTATAACGAGGCGAAAACTCCCTTCGCTctttggtgtgaacacagcttAACTCCACAGGGACTCCTGATGTTCAAATCAGACACATTGATTAATGCAGGTTTGATGTTTTCTTGTTGTCAGGTCACCATCATGAAGATGGAACCCAGAGTGACTCAGAGGACCCGGTTCTCAACGGAGGAAGGAGTAAATCTCACCACTCCATCCAATCAGAGCAGTCCGAGGCGTCGCAGCAGACGGTTCAATCAGGTCCGTCCGTCCCCTGCCAGCCGCCTGCTCCACCACAGATGCTCCACCAGCCACCGCAGTACTCTCCACCCGGACCCGCCCCGGCCTCACCTGTGGCCCCTGAGCGGCCCCTGTCCCAGAGTCCCCCTCAGGCTCAGTCTCCCACCACAGAAGCGCCCAAGCAGGGGCCCCCCGAGCACCTCACCCAGCAGGCCTTCATCATCGAGTTCTTTGACGACAACCCGCGCAAAAAGCGCTCGCAGTCCTTCACGCACAACCCCGCCCACGCCGACTCGTACTCCGCTCTGAAGGCCAAGCTGGAGCGGCGGAAAGGCGGCGAGCGGCCGGCGTCTGTGCACGGCCACATTGCCCCCACCCAGCAGGTGACGGTTCCCCTGAAGGGTCAAGGCCACGGCGGCCCCCAGAGGTCGAGCTCTCTGAAGAGGGAGAAGACGGAGGGGGAGGTGGCCTCCTCTGGTTCCTCCTCTCGATCCTCCTCGGGTATCGCCATCAGACCCTTCGGCAGTGTCGGGAAGAAGTCCAAGCTCGCCCAGGAGTTCGCCGCTGAATTCCTGAAGGATTCTGGTCAACGGGATTCTTCCCCAACGAGGGACAAGATTTCCCCTCCGCCGATGTCTGCACCGCCGGTTATGGTGTCGCCTCATCACGCAAGAATTCCCTCCCCCCAAGAACCTCCAGCTCCTTCCCCAGTCCCCTACCCCATGCCCCCCATGACCCCCATGCCCCCCATGACCGCCATGCCCCTCATGCCCCCCATGCCCCTCTTACAGCCTCCACCAATGTCAAAGGCCTCAATCCCCACCAAGGCTGCTGTCCAGACCGCCTCTCCGGTCCACTCCTCCGGGCCGCCCATGTCCCCCATGCTGCCCCTGGGCGTCCGTGCAGGAGACCCCAAAGCTTCCCAGAGGGTGATGAGGAACGAGGAGGACGACAGCCTGAGTGACGCCGGGACCTACACCATTGAGACGGAGTCACAGGacaaagaggtggaggaggctcGCAACATGATTGATCAGGTGAACTCACATTGAGAGGTCTGTTAGCTTGTGACCCTCCGCAGATTCAAACTGCTGATGTAAAAACTTCCTTTTGGTTGTTAGCAGCGGTGGTAGAGAGAATCTTTAGGTTGCTTTGTactgagacagagagaacaCAGAAGTGAGTATAGTcgtatcatctattcacatggtagatcacagagagaaggtataaaagaacacaacagcgacctctagcgaccgtagtaattatgacaggagcagaagcaagGTTAATAGTGAGCAGAAGAAGAGGccggagtttgcatcccgtgtgaaaccaacaatatgTATTTGTCTCtatgtttgtagttattttaacccaaaacatgattttcttccctaaacttaactgtttttttttgtttgtgttcaaaacgggacgttttattcagttttacgtgttagaacgtgttgctttgagtttcactttcacttttacaacgtagtaggcccctattgacccacatctatggtgcttatagcgactgataacgcctatttaatggcctggtatcagtcgaatcgggtgctgcttcaatccatatttgttggcgtttagcctttcaaaaacaaaatgttcactgcggtcaaacaacacaaagggaggcacgcaACTAACATGGTTTCTGTAAAATGAACTGGACAATTGGATTGTGGAGAATCTAACCAATCTAATGATGTATAGCATGTCCATATTGACAAAAGTTACCCGGCGTTTATTTGTCAAAACGTGTCGCCACACCCGGCAAGTAAAAGTGACCCGCCGTCTAATTGGGGCTCAGCTTTTGATTGAAGTTTTTCGGTATATCTGAGAGCTAGAACTACTTTCATGTgaggtttgtgtgttttaaatcgCTTCAGGGATGCATGAAACCTCTTGTCCTTCTTGCTCCTTCCTGTTGCCGTGATCCTGCCCCCCCTCCTCATGCATGCCCTGTGCTCTGACAGGTGTTTGGTGTCCTCGACTCTCCAGAGTACAGTGGTGTGAACACAGGAGTGTATAGACCTGTAATAAATGATGGCAAGGATGAGCAAGCTAACCTGCCTAGCGATGGTAGCACTGTGGACCCGTTGCATGGCTTTATCCCAGCTGCTATCAGCGGCCCCCCAACCGGCCCCatacaggtaaaaaaaaaacaccggaaAACTGAACCAGACCCTGGAAACACACCTGTGTAGCATGTTCTGGTCCCACTGCATGCAGACTAGTGTTGTTATTCCCTGTTACATATTTGACTCGTTGGACTCTTTGGTCCCCTCGTCTGGTAATGTCGTTCctcatgttgttttgttgtctagGTACCGTCTGCTCAGGCAGCAGGTCTGGAAGGACCCAAATGGGTTTCCCGTTGGGCCAGTCTTGCAGACAGCTACGCTGAACCCGGTTCCACTCCGCCTCAAGGGGAATGTTTGGAAGGTGCTATTGAATTTCTATCTGTGCAGTTTAGAAAGCAGCTCATGTGGACTCCTATGATCTTGTGTTTTGGGCCTTGAAATTTctattttggaaaatataatacaaatgaAGTATATATGAAAAACGGATTTGAATTGTTCTTGTAGATTTGCGCCTCCTGAGCCGGTCGATGGGAAATTACAGCTACGACACCTCTGAGACGGAGTCCAGCCACAGCTCCAGGACAAGAAGGCTGCTGCCCCAGGTGCCTCCAGAGAAGCTGGATAGTGCTCCCCCGAGTATCCTGATTCGCCATGAACCTTACCAAGGCCCGGAACCTCCTCGGGGCCCACAGGACTCCACCCAGCGCCTGTCCGTTCAGGACGACGTGGACCCGGACAGCCTGAGTGACGCCAGCCGCTCAGATGACGTACCTGTTCTGGAGAAAACAAAGAAGAATCAGGCCAGGACGGGTTCTTTGTCTCCAGGGGCCGCTGGTCCTCAGTTCAAGGGTCCGGAGAAAGTGTCTCCTTCCACCAAATCCACCTCCTTCTACATCGGTTCTGAAGAAAGTCCAGTCAAACCTGACCGGGCCCGGAGCCCGGTACAGTCTGAGAGGACACGTGACCCTCCTGCAAAACCCCCCCCTACCACCGTCCTGATTCGACACCTGAGTGGACATGAACCCAGGAGGACAGGCGTCAAACCCAACAGCTCTGCTCCAGACCTCCAAATGCAGGACAAGGATTCTGTCCCCACTAAAGACAGCTGCATGTCAGCCATCGTCCGGCAGGAGAGCTTCACCAAAGACCAGCCCAGCAACACGGTCCAGATGAAGAAGCTTCCCCACATCTCCAGCCACCCGTCCATCAGAGACATGGAGCAGAGGAGGGAGAACTTTCAGGAGACCGAGGGAACTCTGTCCTCTCTGGACTCCAAGTTCCCCTCGTCCGGCTCCGGTCGTAGCTCAAAGAAAGGAGGCTCCTCCACCCACATGGACGACTCCCTTTCTGGCGAGTCAGACGTGGACACAGCGAGCACCGTGAGCCAGGTGAGCAGCAAGAACGCTCCAGTCAGCTCTATTTCTAAAAAACGTGGTGTCATCAGCGGCCTCCAAAAGGAGAAGTCCTCTTCCAACCCGTCCATCCAACAGAAGGGACGGCAACTCTCTGCCCGCGAACGGCTTACCGAGAAACGCCGAAACCAGACGACTACAGATACGTCGAGCAAGGCAGAGGCAGCGAAGCGCTTCCAGATGCGCCGCAGTGCGGGCAACCGCGGATCTCTGGATCTGTCAGAGGGCCAGCAGGGTTCTGGTCCACACTGGACCGAAACAACATCGTCTGACCATGAAGTTTCCCGTCCGTCCAGCCGTAGCAAGAAACTCATCGCCCCCCTCCAGAAAGAAGACAACGGAAAGACGGCCAAGACGGCAGCTCAGCAGGTTCTGACACGGTCCAACAGCCTGTCAGCACCGCGGCCAACCCGGGCATCCATGCTCCGCCGAGCGCGCCTAGGTGAGGCCTCGGATAATGAAGGTGCTGAGACGGACCGGGGCTCCCAGAACTCTGACCACATCCCTGCGCCGTCCAAAGCGTCTGCCGAGGCGAAGAAGCTGTCCAGGCTGGACATCTTAGCGATGCCCAGGAAGAGAACCGGCTCCTTCACGACTCCCAGTGACAACGAGACGTCCTCCACGGGCCGCTCCGGTTTCTCTAATCGGAACTCTGAGTCCTCCGTCACCACCAGGAAGACGTCGGTGGGCGACGCCCGCCAGGCAGCTAGCAAAGGGGGTGGAGCTCTGGGGAAGCAGCCGCCGACCCGTACCCGGTCCAGCGGAGCCAAGTACCCCAGCGCCGGTGAGTCCTGGCTCGATTTAAAAGTTGAAATGTAAATCTTGTCATACGGTATATTTTCAATATGTGGTTACCTAGTTGTCTTATTGTGGGATTCTTATCGAGGATTTGACCCTCAACATCTGTCCCATGTCATCCTTGATGATCTAGGATGAGGAAAAATGGAACTTAGTCcaacaaaatacattatttattatttaaatctgGATCTCAACAAGACAATCTGACCAGATAAACATTTCAGTAAACCATGCTGTTGTTTTAGTATTCTGTCGGTGAATGTCTGCCCTTTTACTATCCTTGTGGTTCACATCAGGTCCCTGGTGAGTTACTGTCGCCGAGCCCGCtgctgttaccatggaaacaaaGCTCCACAGCATCAGTCTCCACCGTTCTCTGTCATGTTGTCATGAAACCCAGATCCTGGCTGTAAAATATTATGACGTTATGGATTCTCTGTCGGTGCTCAGAACAATCATGAGCCTCGGCAGTCGTTTCCATGGCGACGCCTCGATCCAGAGCTGTGACGTCAGAGTTTTATCACATTCAGAAACaataattcataaaaaatacaaaagtgaATTGATCCAAAAAGTTCCACAAAGATCAACTTCAGCTGCCGTCATGGTTGGATGATTTCATCTGTGTTTCATTGTTTGTCCTGGTGATTTAAACAGCAGCTGTAGATGCATCATATAATCCACAGTCTCTTTTCCAGGTTCCCGTCGCAGACAGAAGGGCTCCGACTTCTCCTCGTCCTCTGAGGAAGAATACGACATGGGTGCCGGGAATCCCAAATCCAAAcgctcctcccatccctccacttcctcccaccaGACGCCACGCCACCGGACGGCCGCCACCCGATCCAAGTCCGTCTCCCTGGAGacggaggaggacgaggaccaGAGCGAGGTCGACCCCTACCAGAACTGGTCCACGCACAGCGCAGAGATCgccaagtaaaaaaaaaaaaaaaaccttaccTTCAGTTCAAAGAGTAACTAAACTCTGATCTGCATCCTTGCCAattctcccggtttcctcctggGGTCACAATTGTCCCACAtttatggcatttttttttccttttcgttatctcaacctgtttctggcgctgtacagtgtgtataatccctactgtgTCCACCcagacgacaatagagctacacatAATATCATTTCCCAACGGAGGAGAGCTGCTCGTGACACCCGTGGTGACACTCACCGAACATTACAGCATCACAgacgctttggttttgaaatcctccctatttttgaggtctcaaggttggcaagtatgctgaTCTGTCCAATCGGTTGGTCTTTCTTTAACCCaattttaaagatagagtgaagatacagatatatgaaactagaaaaacctatggaatccattgttaccaaccatgtcatggtaGCTTAttgggaaggaggctgaataatgctccaaagttgggctacattttacatttgatatttccatcataatgttttaaacccttttacacttttacaattaattttaaataattaatttgtgtttattacagatttatgactagaataacttgacacacagtgctgagctgcatctcaaatgaatcttcaggttccagctttcagatgatgtacaccacttctatgtgacatctactgttgacctgctatctctccctaaagaccccctgtatccCCCTAACaaagactaaaacgggtctattgtgggtctcagagggttaaacctTCATGgtaacattttgtttgtgtttcccaTGCAGGCTCAGTCAGGACCTGGCCAAAGATCTGGCCATCCTGGCGAAGGAAATCCACGATGTCGCTGGGGACGGAGACTCGCCGA
It includes:
- the cep170bb gene encoding centrosomal protein of 170 kDa protein B isoform X1; amino-acid sequence: MSVTSWFLVSSSGTRHRLPKEMIFVGREDCELMLQSRSVDKQHAVINYNLTTDEHLVKDLGSLNGTFVNDLRIPDQTYITLKLSDIIRFGYDSHVYILEKSQHKVPEEALKHEKYSSQLQISLKASEKKTELEDRTRADKTPGTKTTQVAEAPGCRPTPLYGQPSWWGEEDYGSKVHSGDEPHAEVQKDLLSDSQPKTAFPPYHREPSYFEIPTKDFQPPKTLGAELQEIPTKDTDTPPAPPSPPTPTPPVVQSHASFTIEFDDCMPGKIKIKDHVTKFSTRQRKQHAPHRRTVIPTATPLDVMSAESKVADWLVHSDVTMMMRRPTCDDVYSTKSDLAINIKTLKGHHHEDGTQSDSEDPVLNGGRSKSHHSIQSEQSEASQQTVQSGPSVPCQPPAPPQMLHQPPQYSPPGPAPASPVAPERPLSQSPPQAQSPTTEAPKQGPPEHLTQQAFIIEFFDDNPRKKRSQSFTHNPAHADSYSALKAKLERRKGGERPASVHGHIAPTQQVTVPLKGQGHGGPQRSSSLKREKTEGEVASSGSSSRSSSGIAIRPFGSVGKKSKLAQEFAAEFLKDSGQRDSSPTRDKISPPPMSAPPVMVSPHHARIPSPQEPPAPSPVPYPMPPMTPMPPMTAMPLMPPMPLLQPPPMSKASIPTKAAVQTASPVHSSGPPMSPMLPLGVRAGDPKASQRVMRNEEDDSLSDAGTYTIETESQDKEVEEARNMIDQVFGVLDSPEYSGVNTGVYRPVINDGKDEQANLPSDGSTVDPLHGFIPAAISGPPTGPIQVPSAQAAGLEGPKWVSRWASLADSYAEPGSTPPQGECLEDLRLLSRSMGNYSYDTSETESSHSSRTRRLLPQVPPEKLDSAPPSILIRHEPYQGPEPPRGPQDSTQRLSVQDDVDPDSLSDASRSDDVPVLEKTKKNQARTGSLSPGAAGPQFKGPEKVSPSTKSTSFYIGSEESPVKPDRARSPVQSERTRDPPAKPPPTTVLIRHLSGHEPRRTGVKPNSSAPDLQMQDKDSVPTKDSCMSAIVRQESFTKDQPSNTVQMKKLPHISSHPSIRDMEQRRENFQETEGTLSSLDSKFPSSGSGRSSKKGGSSTHMDDSLSGESDVDTASTVSQVSSKNAPVSSISKKRGVISGLQKEKSSSNPSIQQKGRQLSARERLTEKRRNQTTTDTSSKAEAAKRFQMRRSAGNRGSLDLSEGQQGSGPHWTETTSSDHEVSRPSSRSKKLIAPLQKEDNGKTAKTAAQQVLTRSNSLSAPRPTRASMLRRARLGEASDNEGAETDRGSQNSDHIPAPSKASAEAKKLSRLDILAMPRKRTGSFTTPSDNETSSTGRSGFSNRNSESSVTTRKTSVGDARQAASKGGGALGKQPPTRTRSSGAKYPSAVSFPGSRRRQKGSDFSSSSEEEYDMGAGNPKSKRSSHPSTSSHQTPRHRTAATRSKSVSLETEEDEDQSEVDPYQNWSTHSAEIAKLSQDLAKDLAILAKEIHDVAGDGDSPSSGVGTVTSPTSLPNTPASTMSAREERPSYPYFHGIRPSQLVQHIPEASLNYQKVPPGSAAVSDLDANMNEPETGSKQRRPWNREEVILDNLMLNPVSQLSQAIRENTEQLAQKMKVLFQNKAEVWEEIEAKINAENEVPILKTSNKEITSILKELRRVQRQLEVINTIVEPGGGLQTAAFGTTPVGQTRPSLREKKPAAKPRAAPTASNANASTKRPPRGPDGAHYMA